The window AAGGCTCTAGCGAAAAGCTTCTCTCCAGAAATTAGGAAACCTTACAACACCCAACGAGCGTCCAGTCTTTTTCCTTCACCTGCCAAtcacatttacatttattttctccaattagagctcagaaattagtgctgaccaagaacattcGAGAAGCATCGAGAATTTAtgaaattgatgcaactttacaAAACCGGAAATATCCCACGCCGATCTGGCGCGTGTACACTACAGGGTGTTTCCTAATACATCTTACTTTACTTTTCCCATGATAaagaaacaatcttgaagccatacgaaaatcaaacaattccaaaattcacatactgaggagagACATTACATACCAAATTAACACAAACATATACAATTCCTCACTGTCTTCCAAGTCCAAGTAATCACTACAAGTATGATCATTTTTCTattagccctgaaaatgttctttcttGTCCCTTGTGAAAGGAAAGTGATTTCCAACACAGACTAGAGCTCTCACCACAGGAGGCTGGTCGGGGAAAGTTGCACAAAGACTGGAAATGACCTTAAATCTgtgaactttacagggtaaattactCCTTCGGGAAGTAAGCTGTTAATCTTGGGAAAGTTAAGTTTTGCTCTCCGcttttcattgatattgctaaATAACCCATTAAGCCTGTTTGTATTCATATTTTGCGTTCTGTTCATAAGTTATAAAtatattctgtgttgagtgatacagtgaaaggaagtgaatatttgtcatgtgatagaCTATCtaaggattaggaacataattgtgtgaaattgGCTAGCGTGATGCACATTTTTCTTGCAGTTATGGATATCGAAAAGGTTGTGAAATTGCTTaccaatgaagacaaaattaaaatccagtaaGTGCCAGGTATCCGCATCTTTCAACAGTGGTGCATATGTTAAAACTCGCACTTTTGACTCGAATTGATCAAAGTGTTGTCACATTCAAGATGTCGCTCAAATTCATTCTTTCGCACATGGGATAGTTTAACCACAAAATAATTCATGTCAAAGAAAGTGACCAGACAACAATGTTTAATAACTTATTGGTCCAACATATAAGGCTTCtgctgacatttgttttagaaagaatgtGATCTGCAGTAATGTGCTGATACTTATATGGGCACCAATGCAAATCTGTTGTTATTTAATGAGCCCCAGTGGAAAAGATTTTCTTTTTTGTTCTCTTGTCTTTTTCATGCCTTTTAAGACTCTTGTCTTATCGTTAGAAATGGTATCTTTCACTTTATCACTACATACACAACATAAAATACACGCATGTCGGAAAGAAACATATCAGGTGTTTAGATATCCCTCTTGGATaatttttattcgtgtattcagtaCCATATTTTCTCACTTAACATACTCTCTTtacttgtcccctgcagaaacattcttatgaggttttactgaataaactaacctttGAAATAAGTCGTCCACTCTGCGCCCTATTTTGAAGTGTATCATgtttttacttaatttcagtatgtagcattaaaattaagcgattgtttacttcagcatctatttttaatgagttaactgCTGCTaccggccatgttatttacgcatttattgcaGAAACATGTTCTCtataatttcaaattatgtttacaGAACACCAGTCTAAGAGTATTGGTAATGGACTCGGACATCGCCTTTGAGTTCAATTGACGACGAGAAAGTTCGCAAGTGGGCATAGCAAAATAACTATACTGAAGATATTCAATCGCGTTCAATATAAcggctggagtgcataaatattgataacagAAAAAATAATGCACACTTAATcactcataataacggatgcattAGTGATAGTGTTCTCGCTTTAACTGAAGGATAACGCAGTTTAATGTacgaattttcaagggacagaaagaAACTGTCGTTACAACGGCGTTCTCACTATACCAGACTACTACTGTATTTTTCAAATTAAACTTCCTTTGAGTTGTCTTCTTTTTATTCTTGATCTAAAAATAGGCTTGTTTTTGagagattatttttaaattgtagcATTTCTAGTGttcctctttatttttaaaagaaatttcttTTGTTTATAGCACGGGAGCTGGCGAGGAAGTTGACATTGGCCAGAATAACAACAGTTTGAAAGAAGAAGTAGCGCAGCTTGAAGATGATGGCTTCACTTCTGTGGCTCATTTTGCTCTGAACTCTCTCTCAAAGTTGTCCAAGAAAATTGACAAACTGGAGAAGAAAGAGCCTATTAAAcattcagatgaaaataaaatagatCACTCTAATAAAGAGAAGAAAAGTGTCCGGTTTGAAGATGAAGTTAAACATTTCGATAGTATTAAAACAGATTCTATTAAACCTGAACTAACATGTATGGTTGGGAAAAATAGTACATCAAGTAAAGACATTTCTTCAAATGATATTAGGGTATCAGAGCATAAGAGCACATCTTTAGAAACACACAAGGTAATGACTAAAGCAACCACAGCTCTAGAGTCAAGAGACGGAAAAGAAGGTGAGCACACTGAGGAAAAAATAACTTATAAGATAGGGAATATGTGCGAGGATGCTAAGAAAGTACTGGGTGATACAAGTAATGTTTCAGTTGGTGACCGTTCGGAGAATGATAGTTCTCAAATGACAAACAAAACTAATCTGCATGAAATAGAGAAAGATGTAACAAAATCTGTGCCTCACAAGACTGAAAAGAAATTGCAAACAAGAGAAAAGGGAATTTCTAAACGTTCTTCTAAATCTAGGGAGAAAAAAAAACAACCTGATATTCCACCAGTGACAAATTCCATTATTCATATTGAGAAATGTTTGCATGAATGGTTTACGTTAGACTCCATGTGCTTTTTATTTGGTGAAGAGAAAGTTAAGGAGATGGTAGTTGATAAAGGAGAATGTATCAGTGAATATTATAAAGCTGTTGGAAGCACGACAAGGGATGCAGCCATGCGCGAAAAATACGAGGCTATATGCCGTCGTTTAAACCTCATAGAACTGGAGGATAACAAGTTTGATGCAGATGCTAGACAGTTAAAGCCTCTTCCTGACTATAGGGCTATCACAGAGGAAAGCAAGAAGATGGAGATAAAAGTAAAAGCCTTCTACCAAGGAAAAACTGATTTTGAGACACCAAAAGAGAACCAACCTCAGGTGGAAGAAGAGGAACCACCAAGTGCAGTATTGCCCCTAGTTGATCTTCACGCACAGAATGCACTGCGGAGGAGAATAGTGCTTGATCGTCTCAATAGAATGTAAGTTTCTTGTACCAGGTATTATTAAGGAcattcaaatacagtagaacctcgattatacgttcccggaaactacgttttcccatattattcgttcaaattacatggtcccgtgagcatcctaattaaatcacgttgtaaaaattctgcattaaccgttccttgaagaaacaatttcacggatcaaccgtccagaaatttcagtcccatcaatactaaatcctcgatcacatgTTTTTCAAGAAATTGTTTCTCACAaaaggatggctacggcatacttgTGGATCATGGTATTAACATCCCGTCATTGCGGTTATTTGAGGAAGTGCTGTAAACTACTGGAAAAGCAgtcggctgtgaacttgcataagggaccagcTAAGCATTGCATTcggatggtattgtttagagaatcctcggaaatcataaagcagagagtgtccacaacaattgcaaggagacagagcgcatttcgacagctctgcttgaagacggaacgagtttcttCAAATGTTTGTACTTGCATAATGTCTACATTATGTCGagagttagatgtttattttttattttttttttactttttactttttttacttttttacttttAAGAGATTTGCGGCACTTCCCTCacggcactgtatagtcactgggctttcagacaggaatcaaaACTGCTGCTCCTCCTTAAGCAAcacatatttagtattttaatattatcgtaaaCGATTGTTATTGAGACCAGAATAGATGTTGCACCCTAcctacatacataaagccatggcaggttttgggattgcctattgctgttttggtcctaatataagactggaaatttcacgtttttgtgttaaaatgttacaaaaaccgcagttgttttatttgcacacattacatttaaaaactctGTATAATTTCGAACTTGTACCAACTTgtacagcgagcacgctttccaacttagctcaaggtcgcgaataaccgtaatttcggaagtgttaatgatattgtTTTAATTTCCAATTTGATTGTAGTTAGTTATGGGATGGGCAGAATTGAaaataatgcattcgagaacttgagaatcgatacttacattcaaaaccatattctggagttcaacataacctttaaaattcTATGTatgcctaatttacgtggtacaagacttccttaaactgactacgaacagtataccggtgaccaaattacaaagGAAGATTAAAAAAGGGGGTATTTTGCCATCATGTTCGGCGCTTgtgtatctaatgtgcttttattttactagattagagaattaaaaactacttgtggtcgatcgttgtttggcttggcgttacgggtattagatttttcgaagagtttggctgatcaaagttgctgaactgaaagaagttttcagaggaaactaacAAAGTTTTcctggtaaaactgaatataaaggtTGGAGATTTTTAAGtcgtgtaccagtaattaatgtttgaagcctgCGCcccggtctaacttgcctgcctctcacccggagggcctgggttcgattcccggccaggtcaggcatttttacctggatatgaggagcTATTTAATAGTGAGATGGTGACccaggtctagagagccaggaataacggccgagaggattcgtcacactgaccatgcgtcacctcgtcatttgcaggccttcggaccgagcctggtaggtggaaggcccattggggctgtagtttggtttggtttaggggtgtttttAAGATTATAAgtacacatatttcatttttgtgatgtttagccaaatagttgatggttcattcattcccagattttccgttttcccgtgttgtactttttttttccgtggtccctccagaaacggagaatcgaggttccactgtacataaaAGTAGTTTGATTTATATTATATGCTATTACACATAGATTAAGAGGGCAAGTACATTAcagtaatttaaaattttaaaattacactTCTAATTCTTTGAAGCAAAGAGTTTTTAATCTGCTTGATttgattaaataatttttaatttagaCATTGTGACAGAAGTAATTCTCTAATGCTAGGTAATTTGCCTACTTACTAATCAGTAGTCCTCCTTATTTATTCATTATGAAATCTCTATTTCCAGCTGGATCGAGATGTTAATTGCACATTTTCATCTTCCTCTATCCATACACCATTGCTGCTCCTCaattgtgttccaatccaggttcctCCTTATTATGCTGTTCTTGTTCCCCTTCCTTCAATCTTAAGCCTCCATCATCTGCTTGAGTATCCTTCCTTTTTCCATCCTCTTAAAACATTGCTGACCAGGTGATGCTATACATCCCCTGTGCTCTGTCATTTTCTGAGCACTTAAtcattcctttccattacttatagaCTTGAAGGGAAGTGTAGGTTGATAGGAAAAGTGGATAAGTACAGGAGAAGAGACAAGAAGATAAATCTAAAAACAGGTGATAAACATCTTGCAACACAGGATAAGCATACCTTTGATAATTAAaagtcagccttgtcaatacttaagagttgtttaattaattattttctatCACCTCATGCACCATACATGTTCCGAAGTTACTGTCCTTTTCCTTAGGGGTTATTCCTTTCACTACCAATTATCTCTTGGACCTCTTGACTTAATATCACACATCAAACACCGAAGTTCTAAACATCTTTTAATAGAAGTCAGTTTATTAAAATCAGCATCCCATAAAATTTTTACTAAAATCTTCCAATTCAGCAATCATGTCggttaaattttgctggtatttcCATCTGTCCCCAAAAGTCTCTATAGCTGTAGCTCTTCACTCCAATCTAAATAAGGAAAAAAAGCCTGTCTAAAAATCCATGCCTAATAGAATATTCTAGTTTACTCTGAGACATTTCCACTTGACTGACTTGAATATGCTGTTATCATACATAAACATAATTGGTCTTGACTTTAGCATCGGGTAACATGCCTGTCAGCCGACACCGATATCAGGATCACTATCTTTTCCCTTTATTTGCAAAATGGTCGACTAATATTTTGATATTGTAGactatttctttcttccttctcttcCCCTTTATGtatcttcttgttaatttaaataGTACATTCTCCTTGTTCGAcatatcatttaaatttaattcgcTTCTTTCCTTCTGTGCTAAATAAATCATAATTTTCCCATAATATCCATAAGCTTACCTTTTTGCATTGTATGTAATAACCTCATATCTTTTTCCACGTTTGTAAATTTATGATTGTACTCTTGcatgtgttttcccatttccaaaAACCTTCTATGCTTTAccacatttacactgactgacagagcaaatgcaacaccaagaaggagtggtcagaactttatgccaattgcagggtagactgacgtcactgaggtatgctcatgatgtgaaatgcgccgctgtgctgcgcacgtagcgaacgataaatgggacacggcgttggcgaatggcccacttcgtaccgtgatttctcagccgacagtcattgtagaacgtgttgtcgtgtgccacaggacacgtgtatagctaagaatgccaggccgccgtcaacggaggcatttccagcagacagacgactttacgaggggtatggtgatcgggctgagaagggcaggttggtcgcttcgtcaaatcgcagccgatacccatagggatgtgtccacggtgcagcgcctgtggcgaagatggttggcgcagggacatgtggcacgtgcgaggggtccaggcgcagcccgagtgacgtcagcacgcgaggatcggcacatccgccgccaagcggtggcagcccgcacgccacgtcaaccgccattcttcagcatgtgcaagacaccctggctgttccaatatcgaccagaacaatttcccgtcgattggttgaaggaggcctgcactcccggcgtccgctcagaagactaccattgactccacagcatagacgtgctcacctggcatggtgccgggctagagcgacttggatgagggaatggcggaacgtcgtgttctccgatgagtcacgcttctgttctgtcagtgatagtcaccgcagacgagtgtggcgttggcgtggagaaaggtcaaatccggcagtaactgtggagcgccctaccgctagacaacgcggcatcatggtttggggcgctattgcgtatgattccacgtcacctctagtgcgtattcaaggcacgttaaatgcccaccgctacgtgcagcatgtgctgcggccggtggcactcccgtaccttcaggggctgcccaatgctctgtttcagcaggataatgcccgcccacacactgctcgcatctcccaacaggctctacgaggtgtacagatgcttccgtggccagcgtactctccggatctctcaccaatcaaacacgtgtgggatctcattggacgccgtttccaaactctgccccagcctcgtacggacgaccaactgtggcaaatggttgacagagaatggagaaccatccctcaggacaccatccgcactcttattgactctgtacctcgacgtgtttctgcgtgcatcgccgctcgcggtggtcgtacatcctactgagtcgatgccgtgcgcattgtgtaacctgcatatcggtttgaaataaacatcaattattcgtccgtgccgtctctgttttttccccaactttcatccctttcgaaccactccttcttggtgttgcatttgctctgtcagtcagtgtacatgttctttgtaccttatctCCAGGCTCCTTCCCGACTGTCCGATATACTCTTGACATGTTAATAGTTATAAAAAATTGGGAATATATTGCTTAACTCTATTAATTCTTTATGACTGAACACaactttgttgttgttattttctgTTAGGTAAGCAATTTCTATCCTTTGCTCACGAAATATCTTTGCTAATCCATATGAATGCCTCTTATTAAACATGATCACCTCAGTGTTGTTCTTTTTTTCCCGTTCCTTAATCAAGCTCTTTTttggtttaattattattttattttttatcctaTTGACATACTCCCTCGAATATCCATTCTTATTTGCAATATTGTATATTGTTTCAATTTCCGTGTCAAAATCTTGTTTTTTAGTGGGACTCTAAGTGCTCTTTTGATTAAGCTATAAAATGTTGCTTCCTTATGCTGCCCCCCAGGTGGTTGGAGTCGTTTCTAATAATAGTGTTAGTCTGCGTCTGTTTCCTGAAAATTTGGTATTCAAATCTcttgtttttcttatttattatGACATCTAAGTAATTAAGAGATTTCTTTTCCTCAGATTCCATTGTGAATTTGATATCTTCGTGTAATTCATTAAACTTAATAAACTGTTCGGTTCTAATTTCTTCTCATCAGTAATAATAAAaacatcatctacatatctcatCCAAACTTCTAATCCTTCTATTTTGTCAATTATTTTATTGGCCTCCAAGTGATCCACGTAAATATTGACCAATATACCCGATGCTGAAGATCCCATCCCCAGTCCCTTATCCTGTTTATAtattattaaaagtaaaataattattgtgcAAGCTCAGTGTATTGttttactagtacttcaaaatggTATCATGTATTTCTTATTCTCATAAGGGCCATAATAGCCAACTGACATGATCACTGGCTTCTTATCCAGGTCGTCATGGTTCTAATCCTGCTTAATGTATGTGAGATTATTTTAAAATGCAAAGTCCTGAGTTCCAAGGGATATTTGGTAGTGAGAGTGAAAACTgctgaggaagaggacagtaaGGTCCTCGAAACCTATATGGTGTATGAGGTGATAGAAAATAATTAAACAACTCTTAAATATTAACAAGGCTAACTTTTAATTATCAAAGAtatatttattggagtagagactgtagtcaatacggaccataaccaCAATAGTTAAGTTAATAAACACAGGACAAAGACAAGATTTCTTTTCCGAAGTAGGTTTCCTGTCCTCGCAATCTCTCGAGATAATAACAGCTCTTTTTAGGTACACGCCCATTGGAAATAGAATCTAGTATGCTATGAAAGAGGTTCaacatttgtaaataatttgtttCTTAAAACAATTTGAAATCAGAGGGGTTTTGTAATCATGTAGGGTATGGTATTACAACTCTCCTCATTAATATCCTACATCTTTAGAAATCTGTTACTGTTGATTGATTTTTACAGACATGAAATGTACTGTATTACTTTCAGATTACCTGACCTGTTGCGAACTTTTGGCCTGTCATCTCGGGATATTACAACAGATTTGCGTGCTTTATTTTGTACATTTACCCTAGCTGCTCACAATATCACCTTTAAACCAGCAGAATGGAGTCTCCTTGGCCTTGTTATCATAAAAATGTAAGTTATCTAAAGCTTAgtgtattattttacaattactTCAAAATGGTACTATGTATTTCTTATTCTGATAAATGCCATAATAACCAACTGACATGATCAGCGGCTTTGTATCGAAGTTGTCATGGTTCTAATCCTGCTTAATGCATGTGGgattattttaaatgaaaagtcCTTCCCTTTGTTTAGGATTTCATGGATCGTTAGAGGTCTTTGGCCATAACAACATACCAGCAGTCATATAAAATTGCAAGCTTACTTGTTTGCTTGGTCATTCTGATCCATTGTAATTATACAGAAATAAATTTTTCACATTTATAAGCTGCCGTTGCCACATCAGTGATACATATATGTGTGTGTTCATTTATGAAATAATCCTAATTAAGATGTTGATGTTTATTGTTAGTTTTAAGCAGGTAAATGACGAAATTGTGAGCTCTAAATATGGTTGATTTCTGATAATAGTGTTCTTTCAACTTCTGTTTACCTTCCTTTATGCATTTTTTAAGGgactgaaaaaaaatatatatataattgtgaAAATCAGAACTGAAGTTCAACATGAAATCTATAATATAAAAAGAACATAGGCCAGAGTTTCTCTGAAAATATCTATGTGGGATAATATGAACTAGCATTGTATGGTATCTAAATCCAAATTCCAAAACTGACTACACCAAATAAGTTTACTTTATTAGTTAAAAGAAAGTAGGTTTGTTTGGATTGTTTGTTCTCTCACCATCCTCTCTATAAACTACACCTTCACGTGACAATAATTGTTCCAGTATTTCATCAGACATTTTGTGATAAGTTGCAAAAACTTCAGTAgtttctaaaaaaagaaaaaaacattcagGATTCTTCAATGCTGTATCATTGTCATTGTCCTTACCCTTTTCTTACTGAATGCCTTCAGTGGTATTTGATATTGTTAGGATTCCTTCGCAATGATATTCTTGTTAATGTCTACCTTTTTCTTCTTAGGACGCTATCTCCCCATGAAGGTTGGCAATCCCATTGATTATGATTGCTTGCAAAACAGTGGCTTGAAAGCTTTTAGCAGAAGTTCGTTCATACCAGCGCACAAGACTTCAAGCCAGGAATTTCCCCATGGATCGTTGTCCTTCGATTTTCCCCTCATACCGTTCGCCTCGAATGATGTGCCCAATGTACATGAGCTTTCAATCCTTGACAGTTGTTagctcttttttcttatttaacaagtttaGGACTTCCTTGTTGGTCTTCTTTTCTACACAGGATATccaaagcattcttctgtacaagtacatttcaaaagcttcagtaCACTTCCCCAGCAAAGGGCTGAgcatccagccttcaaaaccatacatGACAGGAAAAATACAGCATTGCAACATCCAAACTTtgagctgaaggttgagatctcttCTGATGAATAGGACCCTCATACTTTTGAGCAAAGGTTTTAGTCTTGGAATCAAAATGCTCATTCACTATAACCCCAAGATATTTCCTGGATGATACTTAAGTGTTTCCAGAAATATAGTCTGCTTGATCTTGCCAATAATGGTTTCATAAACAGACGAAATGCTGTACTGATCcttatgataatattaataataatttgtgacCTGTTGCGTGGAAAGGAACCTGAAGTCGGATttatcatttttaagatttttgtggttctaaaattggcataagatactgagcatttaaaaacaaagagttcatgcttctaggtgcaatacttcagaagatattaattattgactgttgcaattaagaaaatgtattttgagaaaaactCAGTTACAGCTTCCACAAATTTTCTTGCCGATTGTACATGGTTTCCATGACATTGAGTGGCAAAAGCTCAAACTGCTGCATAATTTAGTTTGTTAACAAGATCCATAGAGAGTGCAAGAAGTCAGAACGTAGAAATGCAATTTGTACAGcccagacacttttgttcagctctcCCGTAGAATTTCCACTGCCGACTTTGGCTACCTTTCCATGCAATAGGTCGAATTTGGAGATCAGTAAGGCTACTGGCTAACAcaaccatatcatcagcaaagcaGACATTATTAATGACATTGCCATTGATCCTGATGCCTAGGCTAACATCATCTACAGCTTCTCTGACCATAGCCGTTAGAGTAGATCTTAAAAAGGAGATGGGACAGGACACAGCGCTGTtaattactcactcactcactcactcactcagcatctccatctggtcctgttgacaggcagcctctttacctcactccaggtcttgccttcttccattgcttcCATGTGAACAGATCTTTGCCACGTTTGCTTGGGGCTCTCACTCTTCCTTTTACCCTCCGGGTTCCAGTCCAGCACCTCTCCCTCAGTTGCTTTCCTCAGTGTATGCCCGATCCATCTCCATTTCCGCTGCCTTATCTCTATGGCCGTCTCATTCTCTCCCATCCTACTTCCAGAGTTCATAAATGGAGATTACTTCCAGCCAGTAGATGGTAAGAATCCTTTGCAAACAGCGGttaacaaaggtctgcaacttggatgtAATTACTCCTGCCACTTTcctaagatttttttttcttttttgttatttgctttacaccgcaccgacacagataggtcttatgacgacgatgggagaggagaggcctaggagtgggaaggaagtggccgtggccttaattaagttacagccccagcatttgcctggtgtgaaaatgggaaaccacagaaaaccatcttcagggctgctgacagtggggttcaaacccacaatctcctggatgcaagctcacagctggacaACCCTAATCACATGGTCAACTCAACCAATCTttcctaagattaaggtgtgggaactacaacagattggaaaaaggaccaAATATCAGGGccatataagaggacaactgcctatggaagaagtggagagtggtgaggtagagtggacaagatttaaaaatacCTTGATAAAAAGAGTAAGAGGAAAAGAGAGACCCtagtggaatgaaagagtaagatcctcaataaaggaaaggaacatagcacaaaaagaatgAGGTAGAGataaatccaagccagaacaggtaagggatgaGAGAAAGATCAGAGACCGAGCAAGTTTACTGGGACAAGAAATTGATGGTTAAAAGAGTAGTACAAGAGGAGatgataaagtgctgggagaaatttactcaaaaactaaaggaagacagcagaggcaatatgaaactattgtgcAGAGTGGTCAAAAACAAAAGGTATTACgatgaaaccatcaaagcaattgaggatcctaatggaaagctggctaggaaagaagaggacatcagagaggttctgagtaatcattttgatcacctattgaacaagacagaagcagatcagataacaaaagaaccagctgttgaaacctgcacagaggaacctcacattacatgggcagaaacagaatcAGCCCTTAAAAAGATGCCACAAGGGAAATcgccaggaatcgatgaagtcagcaggacatgattaaagcagcaggaatcCAGGGTTTAcggtggctacacagagtgctcaatgcagtttggaaagatggcaaaatacctactgattggagcaagggtgtcattatccccctatttaagaaaggaaattgccaaaaatgctccaactactggggaataacactcctttctcatgggcttaagattcttgagaaaatcttagagaggagattgcaagtcatcttagagccatagtttgaagaggaacagtatgccTTCAGGCCTAAAAGGTCCATGACAGatctaatcttcagtgtccatatgttaatggaaaaatattgggaaaaaggcaaagatctgtttatggttttctttGACATCAAGAAGGCATATGatagcattgcaagagagaagatatgggaatgactgagaaaaagaaatgtgcagagggactggtgaggaaagttca is drawn from Anabrus simplex isolate iqAnaSimp1 chromosome 1, ASM4041472v1, whole genome shotgun sequence and contains these coding sequences:
- the LOC136857092 gene encoding putative RNA polymerase II subunit B1 CTD phosphatase RPAP2 isoform X2 encodes the protein MGEVNHTMRNRKHVQREGLPRRIKDMSKEQLEAALRKKKECNTRALIIVERLLENSVSEDWFLESNFCSNQCYKAGKYIKDQLLTSPLWLRDKEEIPVFRVLPVGSTGTGAGEEVDIGQNNNSLKEEVAQLEDDGFTSVAHFALNSLSKLSKKIDKLEKKEPIKHSDENKIDHSNKEKKSVRFEDEVKHFDSIKTDSIKPELTCMVGKNSTSSKDISSNDIRVSEHKSTSLETHKVMTKATTALESRDGKEGEHTEEKITYKIGNMCEDAKKVLGDTSNVSVGDRSENDSSQMTNKTNLHEIEKDVTKSVPHKTEKKLQTREKGISKRSSKSREKKKQPDIPPVTNSIIHIEKCLHEWFTLDSMCFLFGEEKVKEMVVDKGECISEYYKAVGSTTRDAAMREKYEAICRRLNLIELEDNKFDADARQLKPLPDYRAITEESKKMEIKVKAFYQGKTDFETPKENQPQVEEEEPPSAVLPLVDLHAQNALRRRIVLDRLNRILPDLLRTFGLSSRDITTDLRALFCTFTLAAHNITFKPAEWSLLGLVIIKMLTIRDMRLKMMLDTDQASKYQTMMLMAFNQDGGYLERLMVWLTDIDNILQKQPLSNRPEETNKPLTV
- the LOC136857092 gene encoding putative RNA polymerase II subunit B1 CTD phosphatase RPAP2 isoform X1, translating into MGEVNHTMRNRKHVQREGLPRRIKDMSKEQLEAALRKKKECNTRALIIVERLLENSVSEDWFLESLKFISNSHFQDVIEERVILRLCGYPLCHQNLKNIPTQQYRISTKLNKVYDISERKNFCSNQCYKAGKYIKDQLLTSPLWLRDKEEIPVFRVLPVGSTGTGAGEEVDIGQNNNSLKEEVAQLEDDGFTSVAHFALNSLSKLSKKIDKLEKKEPIKHSDENKIDHSNKEKKSVRFEDEVKHFDSIKTDSIKPELTCMVGKNSTSSKDISSNDIRVSEHKSTSLETHKVMTKATTALESRDGKEGEHTEEKITYKIGNMCEDAKKVLGDTSNVSVGDRSENDSSQMTNKTNLHEIEKDVTKSVPHKTEKKLQTREKGISKRSSKSREKKKQPDIPPVTNSIIHIEKCLHEWFTLDSMCFLFGEEKVKEMVVDKGECISEYYKAVGSTTRDAAMREKYEAICRRLNLIELEDNKFDADARQLKPLPDYRAITEESKKMEIKVKAFYQGKTDFETPKENQPQVEEEEPPSAVLPLVDLHAQNALRRRIVLDRLNRILPDLLRTFGLSSRDITTDLRALFCTFTLAAHNITFKPAEWSLLGLVIIKMLTIRDMRLKMMLDTDQASKYQTMMLMAFNQDGGYLERLMVWLTDIDNILQKQPLSNRPEETNKPLTV